A DNA window from Citrobacter tructae contains the following coding sequences:
- a CDS encoding fimbria/pilus outer membrane usher protein, with protein MGNASLNDLRSFNAASLLPGQYIVDIYINDNWRGRRELVFKKNNSGDLVSCYSGPFLKGLGIATNKMNETLAAQPTHCGTIAEWDTSGKATERINTSQLELHITIPQAYVDNLESNYVQPELWQPGIPAINVGYNADYYSTQQRGNDRASTDSAWLGMDIRGSAGGWLLEHFASQSWDNKAGSHYANNRTTLKRPIPDWKSMFSAGKFYTDSQMFDSIAILGVGLASEDLMRPDSTLNWAPVIRGVAETNARVTISQDGQTLHQSSVPAGPFSIESVLPANTGGELLVTIQESDGRIRRFTVPYSTVPQLLKPGVSRYGVAIGAVDEDNFDEDPLAAQAYWQYGLNNYLTLYSGASGFERYQSALVGSGLNSGLGAFAIDITQSRLSLDDDRRQGQQYRLTWNRTLPWSETSLWLEAKYSSHHFYGQRDALDALNTVASETSYQSLREKQSYSASINQPLSDTWGSFYLSGSLKKYWDQQDNYRQYAVGYTNSWGNLTWSVSAQRFWNEDEHGSVTKDDQIMLSLSYFLPRDHTGFTQISSDSYANNGKASNTRLGFTTSSDDENNIVWGVNTGYARGGDAEWGANGMVRTPYSSMNGTWGQSNSWHQVSVGMSGMLVGHAGGITFSPERSDTVALVYAPDAYGAHLDGVPGTRVDKNGYAIMPWLRPWRVNDVMIDPKGSADGLTFSKTQGKVAPYEGNVVPITFETTLRRQTIIYPRLSGQQKMPFGAVIRDRANNHVGYVGQGGALYIDETTSPDVFVSVENGKCTIVLKSQEATCR; from the coding sequence ATGGGCAATGCTTCACTTAACGATTTGCGTTCCTTTAACGCAGCAAGTTTATTACCGGGGCAGTATATCGTCGATATTTATATCAATGATAACTGGCGGGGACGTCGTGAGCTGGTATTTAAAAAGAATAACAGCGGAGATTTAGTCAGCTGCTACTCCGGACCATTTCTCAAAGGTCTGGGCATCGCCACAAATAAAATGAATGAAACGCTGGCCGCGCAGCCTACACACTGCGGCACTATCGCCGAATGGGATACCAGCGGGAAAGCTACCGAGCGGATCAACACCAGCCAGCTTGAGCTACACATCACCATTCCGCAGGCTTATGTCGATAATCTCGAAAGCAATTATGTGCAACCCGAATTATGGCAGCCAGGGATCCCGGCGATTAATGTCGGCTATAACGCAGATTATTACAGTACCCAGCAGCGAGGTAACGATCGCGCCAGTACGGATAGCGCCTGGCTGGGAATGGATATCCGGGGTTCCGCTGGCGGGTGGTTGCTTGAGCATTTCGCGAGTCAGAGTTGGGACAACAAAGCAGGCAGCCATTACGCCAATAACCGCACAACGTTAAAACGACCAATCCCCGACTGGAAATCTATGTTCAGCGCAGGGAAATTTTACACCGACAGCCAGATGTTCGACAGCATTGCCATTCTCGGGGTGGGACTGGCTTCAGAAGATTTAATGCGCCCGGATAGCACGCTGAACTGGGCTCCAGTTATTCGTGGGGTTGCAGAAACCAACGCCCGGGTGACCATTTCTCAGGACGGACAAACCCTTCATCAGTCCTCCGTTCCAGCGGGACCGTTCTCGATTGAGTCAGTGCTTCCCGCAAATACCGGTGGAGAACTGCTGGTGACGATTCAGGAGTCTGATGGGCGTATCCGTCGTTTTACCGTGCCTTATTCCACCGTCCCGCAGCTGCTGAAACCCGGCGTTTCGCGCTATGGCGTGGCCATTGGCGCAGTGGATGAAGACAATTTTGATGAAGATCCGCTTGCCGCTCAGGCTTACTGGCAGTATGGCCTGAACAACTATCTCACCTTATATAGCGGAGCGTCCGGGTTTGAACGCTACCAGTCGGCTTTGGTCGGTAGCGGCCTCAACAGCGGACTCGGCGCATTCGCCATTGATATTACGCAATCACGCCTGAGTCTCGATGACGATCGCCGCCAGGGGCAGCAATATCGCCTGACCTGGAATCGTACCCTGCCCTGGTCAGAAACGTCGCTCTGGCTGGAAGCCAAATACAGTTCACATCATTTTTATGGCCAACGCGACGCCCTCGATGCACTGAATACGGTGGCATCTGAAACCTCATATCAGTCATTACGCGAGAAGCAGTCGTACAGCGCCAGCATCAATCAGCCGCTATCGGACACCTGGGGTTCGTTCTATTTGTCTGGTTCTCTGAAAAAGTATTGGGATCAGCAGGACAATTATCGCCAGTATGCCGTGGGATACACAAATTCATGGGGCAACCTGACCTGGAGCGTATCGGCACAGCGTTTCTGGAATGAAGATGAACACGGATCCGTCACCAAAGACGACCAAATCATGCTCTCATTGAGCTATTTCCTGCCACGAGATCACACCGGGTTTACGCAAATTTCCTCTGACAGCTACGCGAATAACGGCAAAGCCAGCAATACGCGACTCGGTTTCACCACCTCTTCTGACGATGAAAATAATATCGTTTGGGGAGTCAACACCGGCTACGCCCGTGGAGGCGATGCAGAATGGGGCGCCAACGGCATGGTACGCACCCCTTACAGCTCGATGAACGGGACGTGGGGCCAGAGTAACTCATGGCATCAGGTCAGCGTAGGAATGAGCGGAATGTTAGTCGGCCACGCGGGGGGCATCACCTTTTCGCCGGAGCGCTCAGATACCGTCGCACTGGTCTACGCGCCGGATGCCTATGGCGCACATCTGGACGGCGTGCCCGGAACCCGCGTCGACAAAAATGGCTATGCCATTATGCCGTGGCTACGCCCGTGGCGCGTTAATGACGTGATGATCGATCCGAAAGGTTCCGCTGACGGCCTGACGTTCAGCAAAACCCAGGGCAAAGTCGCACCTTACGAAGGCAACGTCGTACCCATCACGTTTGAAACAACATTACGACGACAGACGATTATTTATCCTCGCCTTTCTGGTCAGCAGAAAATGCCGTTCGGCGCCGTTATCCGTGACCGCGCCAACAACCATGTTGGCTACGTAGGGCAAGGCGGCGCGCTTTATATCGATGAAACCACGTCGCCGGACGTGTTTGTTTCTGTGGAAAATGGGAAATGTACGATCGTATTAAAAAGCCAGGAGGCCACATGTCGCTAA
- a CDS encoding molecular chaperone, with the protein MKIIITILVLFFVNTALANNIIVNGTRFIYSEESSEITIQMTNTNQSPSLAQIWLDEGDPNKLPEEITTPFIISPPIARIDAGNGQSLRIKKAADKRIVATDRESLWWLNILDIPSVDKSKVTENSSMLNLAIRSRFKFFWRPAGLGERQNAESKMAILSNNGDITLVNPTPFFITVANIVTTSGNRLLEEGAMVPPKSRTDITLKQKVRKGEPVVLQAISDYGSVVEFKTAINK; encoded by the coding sequence ATGAAAATCATTATTACCATATTGGTTTTATTTTTTGTTAACACCGCACTTGCCAACAATATTATCGTCAATGGTACCCGATTCATTTATTCGGAAGAGTCTTCAGAAATTACAATACAAATGACTAATACGAATCAATCACCGTCGCTGGCACAGATATGGCTGGATGAGGGTGACCCTAATAAGTTACCCGAGGAAATAACAACCCCATTTATTATCTCACCCCCTATAGCCCGCATTGACGCAGGAAACGGACAATCGCTGAGAATTAAAAAAGCAGCAGATAAACGTATTGTTGCCACCGACCGCGAGTCATTGTGGTGGTTAAACATTCTGGATATTCCCTCCGTAGATAAAAGTAAAGTCACGGAGAATTCATCAATGCTTAACTTAGCTATTCGCTCACGCTTTAAGTTTTTTTGGCGTCCGGCGGGTTTAGGTGAACGGCAGAATGCTGAAAGCAAGATGGCTATCCTCTCAAACAACGGTGATATCACACTGGTCAACCCGACTCCCTTTTTCATTACGGTTGCAAATATTGTCACCACCTCAGGCAACAGGCTGCTGGAAGAAGGTGCTATGGTTCCGCCAAAAAGTCGAACTGACATCACGTTAAAACAGAAAGTGAGAAAGGGAGAGCCGGTGGTTCTGCAAGCTATCAGCGATTACGGCAGCGTCGTGGAGTTCAAAACAGCCATTAATAAATAG
- a CDS encoding fimbrial protein yields the protein MSKLSIVTLIACAVSIPSAMAQKWFNGDPKGNIVFNGTVLANSCKIENSGYKNVTLNPVINTRVNSQSPEQIKEFTIKVTDCHIDEYSIPKLSWGKNYFVTTDGYLKNNIIFGGSNAALALQDKNGTNIDLSKDNNKFDPERTHHSEGKQFLEYKFRVGYIRSSDTPSFMRITPGSVQMQANYRITYN from the coding sequence ATGAGTAAATTATCTATTGTGACGTTAATTGCATGTGCAGTATCTATTCCTTCCGCCATGGCACAAAAATGGTTTAACGGTGATCCAAAAGGAAATATTGTTTTTAATGGCACTGTTTTAGCTAATTCATGTAAAATTGAAAACAGTGGATATAAAAATGTAACACTAAACCCCGTTATAAATACAAGGGTCAATAGCCAATCACCTGAACAGATTAAGGAGTTTACCATCAAGGTTACAGATTGTCATATAGATGAATATTCGATACCTAAATTATCATGGGGCAAAAATTATTTTGTAACGACAGATGGATATCTGAAAAACAATATCATATTTGGCGGTTCAAACGCAGCATTAGCACTACAAGATAAAAATGGAACTAATATTGATTTAAGTAAAGATAACAATAAATTTGATCCTGAGAGAACTCACCACTCTGAAGGGAAACAATTCTTGGAATATAAGTTCCGGGTTGGTTACATTAGATCTAGCGATACTCCTTCGTTTATGCGCATAACCCCCGGCTCAGTACAGATGCAGGCAAATTATAGAATTACCTATAATTAA
- a CDS encoding LuxR C-terminal-related transcriptional regulator: MLNMDSKIILISNQSIQTQLLLDYLNKKSDTLVDFINISRPDMSFIAEGSIILYDIQASSRKLKKVWSRLLNDSHCSMRIFIINCLRAFSLYENMSWPHFECVVPNNCTTEHLLNVIKTGGQTPRSEHSHSSLKEKVSPIQPENEAEQRLTEREYEVLVELSRGASNMEIAHAFFISENTVRTHIYNIFKKISVSNRTQAACWANAHLRAPALGELSWT, translated from the coding sequence ATGCTTAACATGGACAGTAAAATTATATTGATTAGCAACCAGTCAATACAAACACAACTCTTGCTGGATTATCTTAATAAGAAAAGCGATACCTTGGTTGATTTTATTAATATTAGCAGGCCAGATATGTCGTTTATCGCGGAGGGAAGTATCATTCTCTATGATATTCAGGCATCCAGTCGGAAATTAAAAAAAGTCTGGTCAAGGCTGCTCAATGATAGTCATTGCAGTATGCGTATTTTCATCATTAATTGCCTAAGAGCGTTCTCGCTCTATGAGAACATGTCATGGCCGCATTTCGAGTGCGTGGTTCCTAACAATTGCACCACCGAGCATTTGCTTAATGTGATTAAAACCGGTGGTCAAACTCCCCGTTCAGAGCACTCTCACTCTTCCTTGAAAGAAAAAGTCAGCCCCATTCAACCTGAAAATGAGGCTGAACAACGGTTGACGGAAAGAGAATATGAAGTCTTGGTTGAGTTGTCGAGAGGGGCATCTAATATGGAGATTGCCCACGCGTTTTTTATTAGTGAGAACACGGTGCGAACGCATATTTATAATATTTTTAAAAAGATTTCAGTGAGTAATCGAACCCAGGCCGCCTGTTGGGCAAACGCCCATCTCAGAGCCCCGGCGCTGGGTGAACTCTCCTGGACCTGA
- a CDS encoding C69 family dipeptidase, translated as MFTFKKCLIALSINLAVVSSGFACTTLLVGNEASADGSMLVARSADSDALKAQHFLIHPAKQNQTGVYSTKAHNGANDFTWPLPKNSLRYTTVPNWKTQLHGATGFNELGVGVSGTESIFASPKALAIDPYVEDKGITEDDIPDILLSQSKTARDAVALLGHIVETVGAGEGFGVAVVDDNEIWYLETGSGHQWMAQRLPNNQYFATGNQGRLQDYDPQDPNMMASKNLVEFATEKGLYDKAKDGKFNFSKVYTRDDERDRTYNDPRVWTIQKTFNPSVKQDMAAGRDFPVFLKPEKKMTLDDVKAVLRSHYEGTSHDPYTNGLNGKEPWRPVSVFRTYEAHVMQVRPWLPKEIGETTYIGLGMADLTAFVPYYSGLKAYPANYTMGTDKADDQSIYWKYRKLQTLTMTDYPKLAPIVKKAYKAWEDKVAKEQKEVEAEYLKMAKTDKPAADKMLNDFNLRIMADAEKLTEDLTNQLFTIRTKDIQSDIFFANAAKKD; from the coding sequence ATGTTTACGTTTAAAAAGTGCCTGATTGCACTTTCGATTAATTTGGCTGTTGTTTCATCAGGTTTTGCGTGTACGACCCTGCTGGTCGGCAATGAAGCGTCTGCGGACGGCTCCATGTTAGTCGCCCGTAGCGCAGACAGCGATGCACTGAAAGCCCAACATTTTTTGATTCATCCAGCGAAACAGAACCAGACCGGGGTATACAGCACCAAAGCGCATAATGGCGCGAATGATTTTACCTGGCCGCTGCCAAAAAATTCTCTGCGTTACACCACCGTGCCGAACTGGAAAACCCAACTGCATGGCGCCACAGGATTTAACGAACTGGGCGTTGGTGTGAGTGGGACTGAGTCTATTTTTGCTTCGCCAAAAGCGCTGGCCATTGACCCGTACGTTGAGGATAAAGGGATTACCGAAGACGATATCCCGGATATTTTGCTGTCACAGAGCAAAACCGCACGTGACGCGGTGGCGCTGCTGGGGCATATCGTTGAAACCGTCGGGGCAGGCGAAGGTTTTGGCGTCGCCGTCGTGGATGATAACGAAATCTGGTATCTGGAAACTGGTAGCGGCCACCAGTGGATGGCGCAGCGACTGCCGAATAATCAGTACTTTGCCACCGGTAATCAGGGACGTTTACAGGATTACGATCCGCAAGACCCGAATATGATGGCGTCGAAAAACCTGGTTGAATTCGCCACCGAAAAAGGTTTGTACGATAAAGCTAAAGACGGAAAATTCAACTTCTCCAAAGTTTATACCCGCGATGACGAGCGTGATCGTACCTATAACGACCCTCGCGTATGGACCATCCAGAAAACGTTTAATCCTTCAGTCAAACAGGATATGGCCGCAGGCCGTGATTTCCCGGTATTCCTGAAGCCTGAGAAGAAAATGACGCTGGACGATGTGAAGGCCGTGCTACGCAGCCACTATGAAGGCACCAGCCATGACCCTTATACCAACGGTCTGAATGGCAAAGAGCCGTGGCGTCCTGTCAGCGTGTTCCGCACCTACGAGGCACACGTCATGCAGGTTCGTCCGTGGCTGCCAAAAGAAATTGGAGAAACGACCTACATTGGTTTGGGCATGGCCGATCTCACCGCCTTTGTTCCTTACTACAGTGGCCTGAAAGCGTATCCCGCTAACTACACGATGGGTACGGATAAAGCAGACGATCAATCCATTTACTGGAAGTATCGTAAATTGCAAACGCTGACCATGACCGACTATCCGAAGCTCGCGCCAATCGTCAAAAAAGCCTACAAAGCGTGGGAAGATAAAGTAGCGAAGGAGCAAAAAGAGGTCGAAGCAGAGTACCTGAAGATGGCGAAAACCGATAAACCAGCCGCCGATAAGATGCTGAATGACTTCAACCTGCGCATCATGGCCGATGCTGAGAAGTTGACTGAAGACCTGACGAATCAGCTGTTCACCATCCGCACCAAAGATATTCAGTCCGATATTTTCTTTGCTAACGCAGCGAAAAAAGACTGA
- a CDS encoding winged helix-turn-helix domain-containing protein — translation MYLINQLVEFNPDNKSLVNRQTGRTIQLQLPASLCFLYLITHQNDIVSQNTLLKVGWGERNNVTTTNTFYQAILTLRKALEEVGLPRDTVKTISRRGLRLTENTQVEAIPHVQSDVSLPPVIEENVAPAIIEPLPRKKMPGQVRSILFTFIIVITTLIIWLVWYQTRPIMPFSTFVSISMKIPSSQNCKIYYSPNEHDLDSYYNLMLSHPYLCENNQYIFLSGYRKAERVVAFVCDKDARTNAYALCTSHYYWMRTK, via the coding sequence TTGTACCTTATCAATCAGTTGGTCGAATTTAATCCTGATAACAAAAGTCTGGTTAACCGGCAAACCGGGCGGACGATTCAACTACAGCTCCCAGCCTCACTCTGCTTTCTCTATTTAATTACACACCAAAATGACATTGTTTCTCAAAACACACTGCTGAAAGTGGGGTGGGGAGAGCGCAATAATGTGACGACGACGAATACTTTTTATCAGGCCATCCTGACGCTACGCAAGGCGCTGGAGGAAGTTGGGTTGCCTCGTGATACGGTAAAAACTATTTCTCGTCGTGGTCTGAGATTAACTGAAAATACGCAGGTAGAGGCGATACCGCACGTGCAAAGTGATGTATCCTTACCACCGGTTATTGAGGAAAATGTCGCGCCCGCAATAATAGAGCCCCTGCCACGAAAAAAAATGCCCGGACAAGTTCGGAGTATTCTCTTTACCTTCATCATAGTTATTACCACCCTGATTATTTGGCTGGTGTGGTATCAGACACGCCCGATTATGCCATTTAGCACATTCGTCTCTATTTCCATGAAAATCCCCTCGAGTCAAAACTGCAAAATTTATTATTCACCAAATGAACACGATCTCGACAGTTATTACAATCTGATGCTTTCGCATCCTTATCTCTGTGAAAACAACCAGTACATATTCCTTTCCGGTTACCGCAAAGCCGAAAGAGTAGTAGCATTTGTTTGCGATAAAGACGCACGGACAAATGCTTACGCGTTATGTACCAGCCATTATTACTGGATGCGTACGAAATGA
- a CDS encoding helix-turn-helix transcriptional regulator: MNRKPLQNVRCISCELSCQLFPEPAVRAQYCHRAAFAIWPEGNSFLKTGVVEKLLLNNQNHLSRGFIFIDFSFPNLRLFADPQWVDRLARSGMHIVLISDRILTPLANYWLSKSSHIQGIIYFDDNDDVQHQKIRRLFTGHMANSKRGRSLNYTEMILLKRFMSGKSIQQITMTDNIDIKKIYVYKLRLEEKLGHSIHKIISNIL; encoded by the coding sequence ATGAACAGAAAACCACTACAGAATGTTCGCTGCATAAGTTGTGAATTATCCTGCCAGTTATTTCCGGAGCCTGCGGTTCGCGCACAGTACTGTCACCGCGCTGCTTTTGCTATCTGGCCTGAGGGGAATAGTTTTCTGAAAACAGGGGTGGTTGAAAAACTTCTTCTGAATAATCAAAACCATTTGTCCCGAGGTTTTATTTTTATCGACTTTTCGTTCCCAAATCTGCGCTTGTTCGCTGATCCACAGTGGGTTGATCGCCTGGCGCGTAGCGGCATGCATATTGTCCTGATATCTGACCGGATCCTGACGCCGTTAGCCAATTATTGGCTGTCGAAAAGCAGTCACATTCAGGGCATTATTTATTTTGATGATAATGATGATGTTCAGCATCAGAAGATTCGCCGACTGTTTACCGGTCACATGGCGAACAGTAAACGTGGACGCTCATTAAACTACACAGAAATGATATTGCTGAAACGTTTTATGTCAGGGAAAAGTATTCAACAAATCACCATGACAGATAATATCGATATTAAGAAAATATACGTATATAAACTTCGGCTTGAAGAGAAATTAGGCCATAGCATACATAAAATAATCTCGAATATTTTATAA
- the misL gene encoding intestinal colonization autotransporter adhesin MisL: MPNPKYYSRIAIAVSAALSTMAFSTHAAWVDVDSLPSSGLVSSLPSELQALIPAQANASFAKTSAMPNYVYQWSAGTIPVYGNGLTINGPGAEAFEHSITVIQNSTTGSPGVIFGDDLTIRTQSKNAANNGKDVDGIRTHGANTPDNPVFIITGDRTSIYVDGQDGDGINAGYNSYSQGWKGSANIYVGDDLYIQTTGSQGRGITANAMKDATQAKNTIVVGDRAHIVTIGDSSEGLRTGQSGSSILLGNDATIETSGASSTGIYAASSSKTELGNNATITVNGVSAHAVYSTNATVNLGENATINVNNSAKAASYSKAPRGLFATSRGAINLAGGAAITMAGDHSNESYAISTETGGIVDGSTGGRFLIDGDLHAAGATAATSSLPQQNSTIKLNMTDNSLWSGASYITSATAGTGVISLQMNDATWNMTNSSTLTDLTLNGGSVVNFGHADGEPWQTLTINEDFTGNGGKLVFNTVLNDDASETDKLKVLGNTAGNAFVAVNNIGGTGAQTVEGIEIIEVAGNSDGTFEKAGRIVAGAYDYNVVQKGNNWYLTSFIPAPPDPEDPDPVDPVDPDPVDPDPVDPIDPGPVDPDPVDPIIPEPEVPVAPPVTEQQYRPEAGSYLANNYAANTLFMTRLHDRLGETQYIDMLTGEKKVTSMWMRNVGAHTRFKDGSGQLKTQSNSYVLQLGGDLAQWSHDGLDRWHIGAMAGYANSQNRTQSSLTGYHSRGQVTGYSVGLYGTWYANDADKTGTYVDTWMLYNWFDNKVMGQEQATEKYKSSGITASVEAGYSFKLGENERNSYWLQPKAQVVWMDVQADNHREVNGTRVKDDTDGNLMTRLGVKAFINGHNAIDDGKSREFQPFVEANWIHNTQTASVKMDDVSNDMRGTKNIGELKVGVEGQITPRLNVWSNVAQQIGDKGYSDTRGMLGVKYNF; this comes from the coding sequence ATGCCCAACCCTAAGTATTACTCACGTATTGCCATAGCGGTGTCTGCCGCGTTATCCACTATGGCATTTTCAACTCACGCGGCTTGGGTCGATGTCGATAGTCTTCCTTCTAGTGGACTGGTTAGCAGTCTGCCCTCGGAATTGCAGGCCTTAATTCCTGCGCAGGCAAATGCCAGTTTCGCTAAAACCAGCGCCATGCCGAATTATGTTTATCAATGGAGTGCGGGCACTATTCCCGTTTACGGCAACGGATTAACGATTAATGGACCCGGCGCTGAAGCTTTTGAGCACTCTATTACCGTTATTCAGAACAGTACTACAGGTAGTCCGGGCGTTATTTTCGGTGACGACCTGACAATTCGTACTCAGTCAAAGAACGCCGCCAACAACGGTAAAGATGTTGATGGTATCCGTACGCACGGGGCCAATACGCCGGATAACCCAGTCTTTATTATCACCGGCGACCGTACATCCATCTACGTAGACGGCCAGGATGGTGATGGTATTAACGCCGGTTACAACTCCTATAGTCAGGGTTGGAAAGGCTCGGCAAACATTTATGTCGGTGATGATCTGTATATTCAAACCACCGGTTCTCAGGGGCGTGGTATCACAGCAAACGCGATGAAGGATGCAACGCAGGCCAAAAATACGATTGTTGTTGGCGATCGTGCACACATTGTGACGATCGGTGACAGTTCAGAAGGTCTTCGCACTGGGCAGAGTGGTTCCTCGATCCTGCTTGGCAATGACGCCACCATCGAGACATCGGGTGCCTCTTCCACGGGGATTTATGCCGCCTCATCTTCCAAAACAGAACTGGGCAACAACGCGACGATTACGGTCAATGGCGTCAGCGCACATGCGGTCTATTCCACCAACGCGACCGTGAACCTCGGCGAAAACGCAACGATCAACGTGAACAACTCCGCGAAAGCGGCTTCATACAGCAAAGCGCCACGCGGCCTGTTTGCGACTTCACGCGGTGCGATAAACCTGGCAGGCGGTGCCGCCATTACCATGGCCGGCGACCACAGCAATGAAAGCTATGCCATTAGCACCGAAACGGGCGGCATTGTCGATGGCTCTACTGGCGGGCGTTTCCTCATCGACGGCGATCTTCATGCTGCCGGTGCGACTGCCGCAACCAGCAGCCTGCCACAGCAAAACAGTACGATTAAGCTCAACATGACCGACAATTCGTTGTGGAGCGGAGCATCATACATCACCAGCGCTACTGCCGGGACGGGCGTGATCTCGCTGCAAATGAATGATGCGACCTGGAACATGACCAACAGCTCAACACTCACCGACCTGACGCTGAACGGCGGGTCAGTGGTGAACTTTGGGCATGCTGACGGCGAACCGTGGCAGACGCTTACCATCAATGAGGATTTCACCGGCAACGGCGGTAAGCTGGTTTTCAATACCGTCCTGAATGACGATGCTTCTGAAACCGACAAGCTGAAAGTGCTCGGCAACACCGCGGGTAACGCTTTTGTGGCGGTGAACAACATAGGCGGAACTGGGGCGCAGACCGTTGAAGGCATTGAGATCATCGAAGTGGCCGGTAATTCTGACGGTACTTTTGAGAAAGCGGGCCGTATTGTTGCCGGTGCGTACGACTATAACGTTGTGCAAAAGGGCAACAACTGGTATCTGACTAGCTTTATTCCTGCCCCACCGGATCCGGAGGACCCGGACCCCGTCGATCCGGTTGACCCTGATCCCGTTGACCCTGACCCGGTTGATCCTATTGACCCAGGTCCGGTTGATCCAGACCCGGTCGATCCGATTATCCCTGAGCCGGAAGTACCTGTAGCACCTCCGGTAACAGAGCAGCAATACCGCCCGGAAGCAGGCAGTTATCTGGCTAACAACTATGCCGCTAATACGTTGTTCATGACCCGACTGCACGATCGTCTGGGAGAGACGCAGTACATCGACATGCTGACGGGCGAGAAAAAAGTCACCAGCATGTGGATGCGTAACGTCGGCGCGCATACCCGCTTCAAAGATGGTAGCGGGCAGTTAAAAACCCAAAGCAACAGCTATGTATTGCAGTTAGGTGGCGACCTGGCGCAGTGGAGTCACGACGGCCTCGACCGCTGGCACATCGGCGCAATGGCTGGTTACGCCAACAGCCAGAACCGCACGCAGTCCAGCCTGACCGGCTACCATTCACGTGGTCAGGTCACCGGTTACAGCGTAGGGCTGTACGGCACATGGTATGCCAATGACGCAGACAAAACCGGCACCTATGTGGATACCTGGATGCTGTACAACTGGTTTGATAACAAAGTGATGGGCCAGGAGCAGGCGACGGAGAAATATAAATCCAGCGGGATCACTGCTTCGGTCGAAGCGGGTTATAGCTTTAAACTGGGTGAAAACGAGCGCAACAGTTACTGGCTGCAACCGAAAGCGCAAGTCGTATGGATGGACGTGCAGGCCGACAACCACCGCGAAGTGAACGGTACCCGCGTGAAGGATGACACCGATGGCAACTTGATGACCCGTCTGGGTGTGAAAGCCTTTATCAACGGCCACAATGCCATCGATGACGGTAAATCCCGTGAGTTCCAGCCGTTTGTGGAAGCCAACTGGATCCACAACACTCAGACCGCCAGCGTGAAGATGGACGATGTAAGCAACGACATGCGCGGCACGAAGAATATTGGTGAGCTGAAAGTCGGCGTAGAAGGTCAAATCACCCCGCGACTCAACGTGTGGAGCAACGTGGCCCAACAGATAGGCGACAAAGGCTACAGCGATACCCGCGGTATGCTCGGCGTGAAATATAACTTCTGA